TAAAATTGCAATGCGAAGAATGTGGAAAGTTATTCACTTCAACCAAAGCTTTGCAAGAACATTCGTTTGTTCATAGTGAAATGCCATTTCCTTGCAGCTATTGTGGTCGAGGATATCCATCAAAACAAAAGTAAGATAGAATgtgtttgttatatatgtatatgttttgcttctaattaaatatgaatgtatgtaggtTTAAAGTGCATCTGAAAACTACGCATCTTATAGAGTTTACAGAAGCGGAGATTCAAAAAGTTACAAAATCTCAAACTCCAAAGCCTTTACAGCGAAAAAAACTAACATTAGTTCAAGCAGATAGCGTTATGAAAGAGGTTGAAGTAAAGGATAGTGAAATCACAAACGAGGGGGAGGATATATTGGTAGAGCTTTGCTGACGCATATATTCTGATGTTTTGTAAACTAAATagtttatttataacaaatttcaaaaaatatatttgaagtaAATTCTTATATCCATAATGTTGGGTagccgaaaaagtcttttcgtatttcttatcaaacttcaatttaatttttttatttatactaataaaaaaaataaacaaataacacGATCAAATCCCATCAAGTAGCACCTGTTTCTTGAATACATAGCAATCGAAAGAAGGTTTCACAAATATGAGCAATAAGCACATTGTACATGAAACCTTCGTAAGATCAGACGGCACGGTGGCACACTCATTAAAATCATGACAACTATGTTTGAAATGATCACAGAAGGATATTGATCTAAAGTATTCACCGAATATCGGCATACGCGTTTTCTGCTTGCTTAAGAAACTTTATTAATCATATGaagtgtaatttttaaaataataataaaattaatattataattgcaaatattaaaagaataattattaaataactttACCCTCTCTTTTTGCGTCCAAAGAGTTTAGTGATAAATTGCCACGCTTCTTTTTATCCTTTAATCTCACAACGAAACTTTCTAATTCGGACAAGTTTATTTTGTGAACACACTTGATATGGCGCCGAATTCTAGAGTAAAAGACATCAGTTACAACATTTTAAAACGCACAGATAAACTCACTTGTACATTTCAGGAAATTCCTTTCCACAAATTGCACATTTTAACGGCAAACCAGTGTGTTCTAAACGATGCCTTTGAAGCGTCCATTCATATAAGTATTGTTTTCCACAATCTTCACATTTCCATTGGATGCCCTCGTGTAATTGTAAATGCTTCTGTAATGTAGACCTTTTTGTAAAAGCCTTTTCGCACTTATCACACTTGAACGGTGTGTCGCCTGTGTGACTTCGTAGGTGGACTTCTAGATCTACTGCACGTACATAGCGTTTCTGGCAATATGTACACTGAATAGTTTGACCAGCATGTTTTTGTTGATGCACTAAAAGATTGCCCTTGAACAAAAAAGACTGACCACAATCACTACAGTGGAATCTTGGTTTCCGACTGGGATCATGTGTTTTTAAATGATTTCTGCGTGCCatttgtgtataaaattttcttccGCACACTCCACAATCAAACTTTCGCTCCCTGTTACTTTCATGTATAAGTTCATGTTGTGTTAAGGTACTGCGATGTCTGAAGGTGCGAGCTAAatagtgtatacatatgtacaggcatttgtgttttataaaataatattataataatgttACTAACGACACGATTTGCAGAGAAAGGAATCTACATTTCGGTTGCAGGAATGGCGTAAAAGCTGCGTTTTAATCATTGACTTTCTGCTGATTCCACAAACCACATCATTAATTTGTTCGATTCCtgattttgtcatattttttttcctaCGATTTTCCTTTGAATGGATATGTTTAGATATGCTGGATAAAATTGACTTTGATGAATTTAATACTTCAGATTCGTGAAAGTTTTCCTCATGCACATTTTGAACACAGCCTTGCGAATTTgtgttttcatcaaaaaatgtaTTGCTTCCCAAGCTGATTTGGTCCTCCTCCTCCTCCCttttctatatgtatatgtatatataagtaaaatattttgatttaatttgaagACTGTAAATACCTTGAGATCAACTTTTGTATATTCTTTACCAACCCCAACCCAttcaaaaaacttattattatCGGAATCTGATTTCCAATAATTCATACGCAAAGTTTTGTCTGTTTCTCGagcttttgtaataaataagTACGCGTCTTTGAGTTTATCAGCACAGCTACTGCAAAAATGTTCGTATATACTCACTGAATGTTCATTTCCactattttcataatttaaattcaattgagTGCACTGCTGAAAACATTCAGAATACGATAAACTTTCGTTCAAATCCTCGACGTGGACAGATTGATTCCAATTAATGAGTGGTACTGAACCTTCCACCCTTAAACAAACTCGGCACATGTTACGAAAGAATtccattttgatttaaaattattatagtaCTAAAAACGTGCATTTAATGCATTATAATTATtcaaatacatgtgtatatggtAAACAATATTCTGTCCAGATTTAACAGCtgttgaaatatacatacatttacccAAGTAAACTAACTAGCgatggcaaaataaaaaatttcggtACACAGTTTTTCGGCTATGTTAGTATCGTAAAAGCGTGTTACTTACTAGATCGTCTCCAACAATTTTGTGCTTCAGTAAGTATTATTAAACTTACAGTTTTTACTTCTGCTTGTATTGTAtagaatacaaaaattattaataatgaaGACAAAAACTAATAATGTAGGAGAATTGTAGAACATTAGCAACATATCGTTTACAACACTGAATGTTTGGTAAACAACaggatattttgattttgatgcaTACAGTTAATTTCactaatattttaacaaaaatatacagatttttaaatatttcagacTGAACCTCAGTCCTACTACCTATTGCAAGAGCAATTGAAATGGATTCGATAAAGATGTGTCGTGCATGTCTATCGCCCGAAGGACGAGCTCGTCTATTAGATTGGTATCAGCCTGTTGAGTCGTTGGAATATGTTTTATCATACAAAGAGTGCTTCTGCAAATGTACTCAAATATCAATGACCGAAAACAATGAAAGGCAATCCCAATTTTTGTGCTACTGTTGTGCAAAAAAGCTTAAAGAAgcttataattttattgaaaaggcGAAGCAAGCTGATGATGAATTACGTTGCATGAAGACTCAGCTTATTCCAATTGAAGATATGCCAAACAGATTTGAATGGGTATcagtaaaagcaaaacaaattgatGCTGAGAAATCTGCAGAAAATACTACAGAAACCAAggtattttaattactttatatacatatgtatgtatatgcatacataaatatgtatacttatgaaaaatatgcaaaatcttTTCTGTTCCGAGTATTAGATTGACGATATACAGATCAATACTGTATGCCAGGAAAATGAACAAAGAGACGGTGATTTAAAGGCAGAAAATGCGTTTAAACTTCAGTGCTATGATGAACATGAAACGGAATTATTGAACCAAAATGAATTCGACAGCTTCTCTAATAAcacatttaaaagtaaaattaaaactcatgcaaaaactaaaatgaaattaaaaaaaatggatgaaTTGGTTAATTGCgaagaatgtaaaaaaattatgacaagGAAGGCATTGATAAAACATAAACCACGCCACAAACCTAAAGTTTTCCTTTGCCAAGCCTGCCGTAAGTAGTTTTGAGATATATTTTTActctaaaatttatatatttaattaaacgtATTTAGCAAAAACGTTTCGCGAATCCAATGGTTTAAAAAACCACGAACTTATTCATCAAGAAAATCGTGAACGGTATCCATGCGACAAGTgtaatcaaacatttttatcACCATATTCCTACAAAAAACACGTACAAACTCATGAAAACAATAGAAAACCGATTTATAAATGCACACAATGCGAAAAATCCTTCCTACATAAAAACGGTCTAACAATCCACGAACTTCATCACAAGGGGGCCTCAATCGAatgcaatatatgtaaaaaacgATACGTCCGACAAATAGATCTGGATACTCACTTGCGAACCCATTCTGGAGAATCTCCATTTGTGTGCCATATATGTGGAAAATCATTTATTCATAAACGTATTCTAAACCGGCACTTGCAGTATCATGAATTATATTTTAGTTACACTTGCTTGACCTGTGGCGAAAAATTCTCAAAGTACGACAAATACTACTCACATCGCATGCGGCACACTGGCTTACCTTATAAATGTGGTGCATGTGGGAAACAATTCCCTGACGCATATAAGTAAGTCCTTTGAGTTTGTTCTTTCCTTTATAACTTGAAACTAGACTAACATAGATATTTCCTTTAGAATTAAACGCCATATTAAAGGAGTGCACAAAGTTGAGAAACACGATGACTTAGAAAATCTTGTAGTGAGAATAAATATAACTAAAGAACATAGAGGCCGAATTGTGGAAGTTTTAAAGAATCCGGAGGAGGAAAATCCAACTTAATTTAAAGTTATTCAAATAACAGTAAAGTTAACAGCAGATGTTTTTCATTCTTCATTATTGAGACAAAAACTATTTACAAATGAGATCAACgagaattgaaatttttttatataattacacTTGGTTAAAAATAGCGAAGTCAAAACTTTCccaaaaaattatgaacttaTCCTCAAAGAAAATCGAGAAATGTTTCCGTGCGATAAATGAAACAACGAAACTGACTAAGGGTTATGACTCAATAGAATTCTCTTTCTGTGCTTCGATAGACAGAAGAGCGGAcaaggtaaaatatttttcacatgtcggcattttggtttgtcggtgttttgatttatcggtattttgatttagctgtatattaaagttttgtcggttgttattgttttaacgGTTATATCAATCCCGTTAGGATGgaaggcccaggaaacgtgctgtttcgacggggtcgaaccaaagggaaaagggtgttagatgagtgggcttggtagggcatgcaaagaggtggtcagtgtcatgccgAGACTCgatgcatgcaggacatacattgggtatgtcagggtctattctggataagtaggagtttaacctacTACAATATCCAGAGCGAAGTTACGCTAGGGTCATTCGCGCTTCTCGCGGCAActtgctccttaactgggagcataagcgacTCACTGTGAaggtgttcgataggagacatcaaaaggcatcccgtcgtggtccggagtgcagtattttggcaggtctggagtttcctcatctgcgtaccactgcatccaggcgaccatattggtgttgcgtagttgaggaccggccggccgattgccttgtatgttgccaacaacgtttctttgtcttttccctcATGTGCTGCTGACTAGctacttgaggattttgttgcggctctgtaccttggctataatcgcggtcgtatggggagtgaaggagcatagactatcaaaggttacacctaaaatcttgggttattgacagtcggaattttgacgccatcgtctgcaatattaagttcaagtttatactccttcgtccagttcgtaaaaatagtcgctgtggatttggtgggggaaagtgtgattaaacgagaaaggtcggagaggtagttgtttactttcgaatcgattccattgcccgacgatAATATCGTACAATCATCTGCGTTCCAGGTTATGGAAATCCCCTCTCGtggctgtgggagtttcgagatgtagaagttaaacagtaacGGGGAGAGAACACCACCCTgtggaaccccctgtttaattcttctcagtttagatgtttcaactcgatctaaccccgtttgttaaattttgtcggtattttgatatGTCGGAATTTTGAGCTTCGGTATTTTAAGCGTATCCCTGGTTCTCATTGTGAGAAATAATTTCTTCAGCAATTTATCAAATTCTTTATAAAGGAGTtataataaatgtaatatttgtaataaaagtaGATCAAAGATTTGAgataaatgtattttatatgtatgccccatatataaacatgtatgtatatgtacaaatgtgccgcactttttattgcttatgtcttttaggattaaaaaaattacttaccaTATTATGgcgttttaagtttttaatatctaccaaagaaaattgaaatgaaaactattttccctaaaaaaatgtaagttatCCTgattaatttcaaacaaatgaTGTAAAActcttaattattatttttgattataacatattaatttattatacatacagtTGCAGTCAAAATAATAGTAGTGCTACTACTGCACAGAGTTaaatgtttctattttttcgaGTTTTCTTCTTAGCCCTTTATTCTCCTTAATATAATGTTTTATAGACAgagttcaataaaaaaagtgCCGTTATAACTGTATACGTTAGCACGTGGAGTCGTTATTTCATTTACTTTCAAATGTGTTGGCTATTGAGTCGGTCAAAATAATAGTAGTGCAAGGAGTGAGCTtccgaaaaattcataaaaaatatttatttgtgtccAAGATTTACAAAAAGGTAAGTAATGCATTTTTTGAtgtattttcataagtttttgtGATAATCTAATAAAGATCGTTCAGCTATGGGACGAGGAAAGCACTGCACCGCTGAACAGCGCAACCTTatcaaaaaactaatttcaaacGGGAAAACTTACAAAGAAGTTGGAGAAATTATCGGCTGTTCACCGACAATGATTTCAAACGCGTTAAAATATAAATCCCAACCTGAAACACGTGGACGGCCACCCGTAATGACCGCTAAATTAGTCAATCGTGTGGTTAGATACTCGAAAAGTAATCCTTTCGCACCTGCAACTGATATCAAGAGTGACTTGCAGCTGGAAGCAAGCGTGGAAACTATCCGTAGACGTTTGCGGGAACAGGACTTAGCAGCTCATAGCCCAAGAAAAGTGCCATTACTGACTAAGAAGCATGTAGCGCAAAGGCTTAAGTTTGCGAACGATCACTTGGAATGGCCCCTTAAGAAATGGAGAAATATTTTGTGGACAGATGAATCCAAAATCGTGTTGCATGGTGCAAGAGGATCTCGCCAATATGTCAGACGACCCGCTAGTTCCGAATACAACCCGAAATACACAACTAAAACTATTAAACATGGAGGGTCAAGTATTATGATTTGGgcatgtttttcattttatggtGTTGGACCGATATACTGGATAAAAGAAATCATGGATCGTACTGTGTATGTTCGAATTATGGAGGATATCATGCTCCCTTTTGCTAGCGAAGAAATGCCACTACTTTGGGTCTTCCAGCAGGACAATGACCCAAAGCACACAAGCAAGTTGGCGCAGCAGTGGTTTCAGAGGAACAGGGTTGAGGTCATGGAATGGCCTGCACAGTCTTCAGACCTCAATCCAATAGAGAATTTGTGGTGCGATGTGAAAAAGGCAGTTTCTGTTGCTAAtccaacaaataataatcagCTTTGGGAAACAGTAGAGCGGGCATGGAAATCGATACCAAAGGAACGATGTGAACATCTCGTTAATTCAATGCATCGCCGATTTGTAGTTGTAATATCGAACAAAGGATACGCAACTAAatactaattattttataattaattttcttattattttcaatttaaatcagATGAAAAGAAGaactaattgaaatatatttttgttaaataaaatcacACTACTATTTTTTTGACCGTTCATATGCATAAGGTcgtatgaaataaattttttacaaccttgtaatgaattttttcctaagttttgttttatgattttattgttaAGAGTGGTTGttccttaaaataaaaacaacgaaagtatttaaatgaaaacattttaattcttcttcatttctttttcaatgTGTGGGCACTACTATTATTTTGACCGCAGCTGTATatcattaaaaattgaatttttttaacgtATTCATCTTTAGTCGTAAGTAATTTTTTCGCTGTATTATAtagtttattataatatttactatataccTTAGCCTCAGCAATGCGTGACCGGTTCTtctagcatatgtatatatgaaagtatgtatatgctaccAGAATTCCATcccaatatttaatatttctcatTAATTTAATCTAAACTGCGTTTTCAGTCACTAACTTAAGGAAAAATAGAGGTATACATAAGTGGACAAGAATGAAGTGGAATAGTTTATAGCGAAGAAGCATAGGGGACGAAAAGTTAAAGttctctaaaattttcaaaaaaccatttttttataataaaaatatcgaatataaatacaaaccagaaattaaattcaatacatGTTCATTTTATTTTGGATATTCATCATTTTTCGAAACTTTAATGGTAAGTTCATTTACACGTGAAATGTCTTCTAATTTGTGCACAGTGCGGATATGCCTTCGAAtcctataaaatacataaaatgatGCATCAATATTCCAAAGCAAAATCGTGGGATCAGATTTATTACTTATTTGGCTCAGCGAATCCTTTGTTACATATTGCACATTTTAAAGGAAGGCCTGTATGATACAAGATGTGACGAGTTAGTTTTGAGGGATGAGAATACTCCTTATTGCAGATATCACACTTATAACGTACACCAGAATGAAGTATTTCGTGTTTTCTCAATGCGCTGGTTGTCATAAATGCCTTATCGCATTTGCTGCATTTATATGGCAAATCGCCGGAATGATTACGCATATGAATATCTAAGTCGATTTTTCGAACATAACGTTTCTGACAAATATTACACTCATTTTTTGGGCCTATGTGCTTTTGAATATGTAAAGTAAGACTGCCCTTATGCATGAATGTTTTGTCACATTGATTGCACGCGAATTTCGCTCGACGTGATGTCTGATGTATTTTTAAGTGAGTCCTATAAACATCCTCTGTAAAAAATGTGCGACCACAGTCACTACAAGAAAAGTTTCGTTGACGATTCGAGTCATGCGTGCGTTGATGTCGGCGTAAGTTATTTGCAATGCTAAAAGAACTTGCTGCCAAGAAAATCATATAATTCAACATTATATATTTACTACTACTTACGGCAAATATCACAAAGAAAGATCTTAGGCCTATGATACCGGGActtgtgttgttgtaatttatttgccgggaataattttttacaataatcaCATGGAAATTGCTTGTTTTCTGCTTCAAGTTTgccttttttttcttttcgaaatACGTTTTTGCCTTTTGCTAGATGTATTTTAGCATCCTGTTTCTTATATGTTTGTGTACAAGTTTCATTGGGAAGATCGGAAGCCTTTAAATGCGTACCAAATATGTCATAAAAGTAATATCAAGAAGAGTTTAAGAAAACATACCATATCAACTTTTAGTAAAGGATT
The DNA window shown above is from Bactrocera tryoni isolate S06 chromosome 4, CSIRO_BtryS06_freeze2, whole genome shotgun sequence and carries:
- the LOC120776170 gene encoding zinc finger protein 484-like isoform X2, producing MEFFRNMCRVCLRVEGSVPLINWNQSVHVEDLNESLSYSECFQQCTQLNLNYENSGNEHSVSIYEHFCSSCADKLKDAYLFITKARETDKTLRMNYWKSDSDNNKFFEWVGVGKEYTKVDLKKREEEEDQISLGSNTFFDENTNSQGCVQNVHEENFHESEENRRKKNMTKSGIEQINDVVCGISRKSMIKTQLLRHSCNRNVDSFLCKSCPRTFRHRSTLTQHELIHESNRERKFDCGVCGRKFYTQMARRNHLKTHDPSRKPRFHCSDCGQSFLFKGNLLVHQQKHAGQTIQCTYCQKRYVRAVDLEVHLRSHTGDTPFKCDKCEKAFTKRSTLQKHLQLHEGIQWKCEDCGKQYLYEWTLQRHRLEHTGLPLKCAICGKEFPEMYKIRRHIKCVHKINLSELESFVVRLKDKKKRGNLSLNSLDAKREGKVI
- the LOC120776170 gene encoding oocyte zinc finger protein XlCOF6.1-like isoform X3, which encodes MNYWKSDSDNNKFFEWVGVGKEYTKVDLKKREEEEDQISLGSNTFFDENTNSQGCVQNVHEENFHESEVLNSSKSILSSISKHIHSKENRRKKNMTKSGIEQINDVVCGISRKSMIKTQLLRHSCNRNVDSFLCKSCPRTFRHRSTLTQHELIHESNRERKFDCGVCGRKFYTQMARRNHLKTHDPSRKPRFHCSDCGQSFLFKGNLLVHQQKHAGQTIQCTYCQKRYVRAVDLEVHLRSHTGDTPFKCDKCEKAFTKRSTLQKHLQLHEGIQWKCEDCGKQYLYEWTLQRHRLEHTGLPLKCAICGKEFPEMYKIRRHIKCVHKINLSELESFVVRLKDKKKRGNLSLNSLDAKREGKVI
- the LOC120776170 gene encoding zinc finger protein OZF-like isoform X1 — encoded protein: MEFFRNMCRVCLRVEGSVPLINWNQSVHVEDLNESLSYSECFQQCTQLNLNYENSGNEHSVSIYEHFCSSCADKLKDAYLFITKARETDKTLRMNYWKSDSDNNKFFEWVGVGKEYTKVDLKKREEEEDQISLGSNTFFDENTNSQGCVQNVHEENFHESEVLNSSKSILSSISKHIHSKENRRKKNMTKSGIEQINDVVCGISRKSMIKTQLLRHSCNRNVDSFLCKSCPRTFRHRSTLTQHELIHESNRERKFDCGVCGRKFYTQMARRNHLKTHDPSRKPRFHCSDCGQSFLFKGNLLVHQQKHAGQTIQCTYCQKRYVRAVDLEVHLRSHTGDTPFKCDKCEKAFTKRSTLQKHLQLHEGIQWKCEDCGKQYLYEWTLQRHRLEHTGLPLKCAICGKEFPEMYKIRRHIKCVHKINLSELESFVVRLKDKKKRGNLSLNSLDAKREGKVI
- the LOC120776171 gene encoding zinc finger protein 91-like yields the protein MDSIKMCRACLSPEGRARLLDWYQPVESLEYVLSYKECFCKCTQISMTENNERQSQFLCYCCAKKLKEAYNFIEKAKQADDELRCMKTQLIPIEDMPNRFEWVSVKAKQIDAEKSAENTTETKIDDIQINTVCQENEQRDGDLKAENAFKLQCYDEHETELLNQNEFDSFSNNTFKSKIKTHAKTKMKLKKMDELVNCEECKKIMTRKALIKHKPRHKPKVFLCQACPKTFRESNGLKNHELIHQENRERYPCDKCNQTFLSPYSYKKHVQTHENNRKPIYKCTQCEKSFLHKNGLTIHELHHKGASIECNICKKRYVRQIDLDTHLRTHSGESPFVCHICGKSFIHKRILNRHLQYHELYFSYTCLTCGEKFSKYDKYYSHRMRHTGLPYKCGACGKQFPDAYKIKRHIKGVHKVEKHDDLENLVVRINITKEHRGRIVEVLKNPEEENPT
- the LOC120776172 gene encoding zinc finger protein 501-like, producing MEGNKCRACLLEKDMADLCDWYLTMEICDALTYLECFEMCTQLDIKSTNAKSPYVRDMHYLCQDCIQELIISYRFIRKAQKSAHELCFLSKNKDNLSNMRRNTFEYVYIQEALLSDEYISISQKDQQNKIGNFPGENPLLKVDMASDLPNETCTQTYKKQDAKIHLAKGKNVFRKEKKGKLEAENKQFPCDYCKKLFPANKLQQHKSRYHRPKIFLCDICPSSFSIANNLRRHQRTHDSNRQRNFSCSDCGRTFFTEDVYRTHLKIHQTSRRAKFACNQCDKTFMHKGSLTLHIQKHIGPKNECNICQKRYVRKIDLDIHMRNHSGDLPYKCSKCDKAFMTTSALRKHEILHSGVRYKCDICNKEYSHPSKLTRHILYHTGLPLKCAICNKGFAEPNKIRRHIRTVHKLEDISRVNELTIKVSKNDEYPK